One stretch of Brettanomyces nanus chromosome 4, complete sequence DNA includes these proteins:
- a CDS encoding uncharacterized protein (BUSCO:EOG09342SCO): MPTHIKLLTFNLWGLKYVSHHREERLHSIADRLANESSEDDYDIVALQEVWCLADWEYIDKVCETKYPYRRCFSSGMISGPGLAILSRFPIAETFIYRYPVNGRPSAFYRGDWYVGKSAAVTVLDVDQGKAKIAVVNSHMHAPYALTGDAAYSCHRAAQAWDLAQLAQRLTRQGLGVILVGDLNSRPSSLPYRILSNVGQLRDSWKMLHGSTDLDKVAHMSPEDQIKLAATTCDSILNTWRASRAPTEACRLDYALVGGNRLVPTDAGVVFTERIPNVGSYSDHFGYTATFELMDVVKQSLQSVEIDHSALLAVYDDLTELLVGYLMTTSQWQRKWRMWHFVLSMVVFIAFIPIIIVVSYRAPWSSVIFYVIGSIVAVTGVIDGLLSFLFGRNEQRAIKEVLMQVNDKRVYENSLCKHTK; the protein is encoded by the coding sequence ATGCCTACTCATATTAAACTGCTCACTTTCAACTTGTGGGGACTTAAATACGTATCCCATCATCGAGAAGAGCGTCTGCATAGTATTGCCGATCGTCTTGCAAATGAATCATCCGAGGACGATTACGATATAGTTGCACTTCAGGAGGTGTGGTGCCTGGCCGATTGGGAGTATATTGACAAGGTTTGCGAGACAAAATACCCATATAGAAGatgcttttcttctggaatgatCTCTGGACCTGGTTTGGCCATACTATCACGTTTTCCTATAGCAGAAACGTTCATCTATCGCTACCCTGTTAATGGAAGACCTTCTGCTTTCTACCGGGGAGATTGGTATGTTGGGAAATCCGCCGCAGTCACTGTATTGGACGTTGACCAGGGTAAGGCTAAGATTGCAGTTGTCAATTCTCATATGCATGCACCGTATGCCCTTACAGGAGATGCTGCCTACTCGTGTCATAGAGCTGCTCAGGCATGGGATTTGGCCCAATTGGCACAACGGCTCACCCGGCAGGGACTTGGTGTCATTTTGGTGGGTGATTTAAACTCCAGACCCAGCTCATTACCATATAGGATCCTTTCGAACGTTGGCCAGCTTCGGGATTCTTGGAAAATGCTTCATGGATCTACAGATTTAGATAAAGTGGCTCATATGTCACCCGAAGATCAGATCAAACTTGCAGCTACGACATGCGATTCCATTCTTAACACATGGCGTGCGTCTCGTGCTCCTACTGAGGCTTGTAGACTAGATTATGCGCTTGTAGGAGGTAATAGATTGGTTCCAACAGACGCTGGAGTGGTTTTTACTGAAAGAATACCCAATGTGGGTTCGTACTCGGATCATTTTGGGTATACTGCCACCTTTGAGTTGATGGATGTGGTGAAGCAGAGCTTACAGAGTGTTGAAATAGATCATTCTGCTCTTCTGGCAGTCTACGATGACCTCACGGAGTTGCTAGTTGGTTACTTGATGACCACCTCTCAATGGCAGAGGAAATGGAGAATGTGGCATTTTGTCCTTTCCATGGTGGTTTTTATTGCCTTCATTCCAATCATTATAGTAGTTTCATACAGAGCACCGTGGTCGTCTGTAATCTTCTACGTGATTGGAAGTATTGTGGCGGTGACAGGAGTGATAGATGGACTTCTCTCGTTTttgtttggaagaaatgagCAAAGAGCCATCAAGGAGGTGTTGATGCAGGTCAACGATAAGAGGGTGTATGAGAACTCACTATGTAAACACACTAAGTGA
- a CDS encoding uncharacterized protein (CAZy:GT1) codes for MSHSVTQKSSSSSVLARLAFSPTRLLSSLSPVKKLNGASSEDSAAADSSIDGISKSFAGFLTTASIYAGFQDLDDETEDGNGGLNEEEINSTSIPPPHSITEADSGLQRRLRSRRSKFELSLVKRKPTLSNERALDLSVKLRKTFQIPDDAEFISDYSCWLMGDVLLQGHLYITNQCIFFSAFLPKKPRHKIVQQGALSVKSTRLHRKWAILREGTLSIYSNSTDLYFPELVLDLKTALRAEIYHSGNLVKEKASDGLVWMKVVTSKKTLWFQADSMSSARSWVSAIKKQIFQARNKGDQAIVKIPLQSILDLELTTVLGEAKNLRIKVIENPDSYAIDDYFVMFFSEGDKATADIHNVLREAGMELSETDEERSELVISKAKLMKESETTVQTTNCMVRTDDQEGDDDKDDENDDENEEEEEEEEEEDKEGDHTKATSTSPEKYSSWGIVTKVAASGLSSLAHPFSSSSSSILHFNPKIEGDPFYVTDSSIRKRKQQSFLKVFSLNEEQLQAFYHSYLVRGLPLYGRLFVGVQNLCFKSTLPGTGTLMILPLSDIENASKEKGFRFGYSGLVVVIHGHEELFFEFFSESARDDCECQLLRQIDVLKGEPDHSAVSSSGVSQALSTPDDRPNTNSARIKLVESKLNDEIGADVPIIFEDHPLQRTEVRPVKPYRLTLLTIGSRGDVQPYIALGKALVKEGHSVKIVTHKEFGPWIKSHGLDFDVIAGDPSELMSLMVSHPSISYSFVRDAKSKFSSWIDELLQSSWKACQDTDVLIESPSSFAGIHIAEALQVPYFRAFTMPWSRTRAYPNAFLVPDQKLGGSYNYMTHVAFENGYWRGVSNQVNKWRENTLHIGKTNLAAMKQNSVPFLYNISAVVFPPSVDFPDWVKVTGYWFLNEGGSDYEPPRELVNFIDSARKDGKKLVYIGFGSIVVDKPRELSRAVISAVVDADVRCILNKGWSERKADVNETLEKEQFPTEIYSAGSVPHDWLFPRIDAAVHHGGSGTTGASLKFGLPTVIKPFFGDQKFYASRVEDLGCGVALKELNSKSLTAALKEVTTSKRIQEKAKLIGMKIREEKGIQNAIDAIYSEMEYARSLSVGKAAKSGKARVRSMPESAAAKDDWLLV; via the exons ATGTCTC ACAGTGTCACCCAGAAGTCCTCCTCGTCTTCCGTGTTGGCACGATTAGCCTTTTCTCCCACAAGACTTTTGTCATCTCTTTCACcagtgaagaaattgaatgGTGCGTCTTCAGAGGATTCAGCTGCTGCAGATTCGTCAATAGACGGTATATCAAAGTCCTTCGCCGGGTTTCTTACTACTGCCAGTATTTATGCGGGTTTCCAGGACTTAGATGATGAGACCGAGGACGGAAATGGAGGTttaaatgaagaagagatcaattCGACTAGCATTCCACCTCCACATTCTATAACTGAAGCCGATTCCGGTCTGCAAAGAAGGTTGAGATCACGCAGATCAAAATTTGAGCTTTCCCTGGTGAAGCGGAAGCCTACTCTGTCCAACGAACGTGCACTGGATCTTTCTGTTAAGCTTCGAAAGACATTTCAAATTCCGGATGATGCCGAGTTTATCAGTGATTATTCGTGCTGGTTGATGGGagatgttcttcttcaaggaCATCTTTACATCACGAATCAATGCATATTCTTTTCAGCTTTTCTACCCAAGAAGCCACGACATAAGATTGTCCAACAAGGCGCACTCTCAGTGAAATCTACCCGTTTGCATCGAAAATGGGCTATTCTACGCGAAGGCACGCTTTCAATCTACTCCAATTCCACAGATTTGTACTTCCCAGAACTGGTATTGGACTTGAAGACGGCTCTAAGAGCCGAAATATATCATAGTGGAAATTTAGTTAAGGAGAAAGCCTCCGATGGCTTGGTATGGATGAAAGTTGTCACATCTAAGAAAACACTTTGGTTCCAAGCTGATAGTATGAGCTCTGCTAGGTCTTGGGTATCCGCTATCAAAAAGCAGATATTCCAGGCGAGGAACAAAGGTGACCAGGCAATAGTAAAGATTCCTCTACAAAGTATTTTGGATTTAGAGCTTACCACAGTTCTTGGCGAGGCAAAGAACTTACGTATAAAAGTCATCGAAAACCCTGATTCTTACGCTATTGATGACTACTTTGTCATGTTTTTCTCTGAGGGTGATAAGGCTACAGCGGATATTCATAATGTATTGAGAGAAGCTGGAATGGAGTTGAGTGAAACCGATGAAGAGCGCTCTGAATTGGTCATATCTAAGGCCAAATTAATGAAGGAATCAGAGACTACAGTGCAAACGACTAATTGTATGGTTCGCACCGACGATCAggaaggagatgatgacaaagatgatgaaaatgatgacgaaaacgaagaagaagaagaagaagaagaagaagaagacaaagaaggagaCCACACAAAAGCCACGTCTACTTCTCCAGAAAAGTATTCCTCTTGGGGAATTGTCACGAAGGTAGCAGCATCCGGCTTGTCTTCTCTTGCGCAtcctttttcatcttcatcgtcttctATCCTGCATTTCAATCCAAAAATCGAAGGTGATCCCTTCTATGTGACAGACTCCAGCATTCGCAAGCGCAAACAACAGTCGTTTCTGAAGGTTTTTTCTCTCAATGAAGAGCAATTGCAAGCATTTTACCATTCTTACTTAGTGCGAGGTTTACCTTTATATGGCAGGCTTTTTGTTGGAGTTCAAAATCTTTGTTTCAAATCTACTTTACCCGGTACGGGAACGCTTATGATTCTTCCTCTCTCCGATATCGAGAATGCCTCAAAGGAAAAGGGGTTTAGATTCGGATACTCTGGTCTTGTGGTAGTTATACATGGTCATGAAGAGCTTTTCTTTGAGTTCTTCTCCGAAAGTGCACGCGATGACTGTGAATGCCAACTTCTGAGGCAGATTGATGTACTCAAAGGTGAACCTGACCATTCTGCAGTATCTAGTTCAGGAGTCTCTCAGGCTCTCTCAACTCCCGATGACCGGCCTAACACGAACTCTGCTAGAATCAAACTTGTTGAGAGTAAACTCAATGACGAGATTGGTGCAGATGTGCCTATTATCTTTGAGGATCACCCTCTTCAACGCACAGAAGTGAGGCCTGTTAAACCTTACAGACTCACTCTACTTACAATAGGTTCACGGGGAGACGTGCAGCCTTATATTGCGCTTGGTAAAGCTTTAGTGAAAGAAGGTCATAGTGTTAAGATCGTTACCCATAAAGAGTTTGGTCCATGGATCAAGTCGCATGGTCTCGATTTCGATGTTATAGCAGGAGATCCATCTGAATTGATGTCTCTTATGGTAAGTCATCCCTCTATCAGTTATTCGTTTGTTCGTGATGCCAAATCCAAATTTTCCAGTTGGATAGACGAGTTATTACAGTCTTCTTGGAAAGCCTGCCAAGACACCGATGTTCTCATCGAATCGCCTTCCTCATTTGCCGGTATTCACATTGCAGAGGCCTTGCAAGTTCCATATTTCCGTGCGTTCACCATGCCGTGGTCCAGAACACGGGCATACCCCAACGCATTTCTGGTTCCTGACCAGAAACTAGGAGGCTCATACAATTACATGACACATGTGGCATTCGAGAATGGATATTGGCGTGGTGTTAGTAATCAAGTGAATAAATGGAGAGAGAATACCCTTCATATTGGAAAGACAAATCTTGCTGCAATGAAGCAGAACTCGGTGCCATTCTTGTACAATATATCAGCTGTTGTTTTTCCTCCAAGTGTGGATTTTCCTGATTGGGTTAAAGTTACAGGATATTGGTTTTTGAATGAGGGAGGAAGCGATTATGAGCCTCCTAGAGAGCTTGTGAATTTCATCGATAGTGCCAGAAAAGACGGAAAAAAGCTTGTCTATATTGGATTTGGGTCTATTGTAGTAGACAAACCTAGAGAATTATCGAGAGCCGTGATTTCTGCGGTTGTAGATGCTGATGTGAGATGCATCCTTAACAAGGGATGGTCAGAAAGGAAAGCAGATGTCAACGAAACcttagaaaaagaacaatttcCTACCGAGATATACAGTGCAGGAAGTGTACCTCATGATTGGTTGTTTCCACGAATAGATGCAGCTGTGCATCATGGAGGTTCTGGAACCACTGGAGCATCGTTGAAATTTGGACTTCCTACAGTTATCAAGCCATTCTTTGGAGATCAAAAATTCTATGCAAGTCGTGTAGAGGATTTAGGATGTGGTGTGgctttgaaggagttgaatTCGAAGAGTTTGACTGCTGCATTGAAAGAAGTTACCACGAGCAAGAgaattcaagaaaaggCCAAGTTAATAGGAATGAAAATCCGAGAGGAAAAAGGAATTCAAAATGCCATCGATGCAATATACAGCGAGATGGAGTATGCCAGAAGTTTATCGGTAGGTAAGGCCGCTAAGTCGGGTAAAGCTAGAGTAAGAAGCATGCCAGAATCCGCTGCGGCTAAAGACGATTGGTTATTAGTTTAA
- a CDS encoding uncharacterized protein (MEROPS:MER0044357): MVLETLKLQDENPFAKIVSGQTIVEIPRIELECSEVITKVPVAYKTWGKLNEAGNNCMVITHALTGSADVADWWGPLLGRGKAFDPTKFFIICLNSLGSPYGSASPVTKDWEYGGRYGPEFPLCTIRDDVNIHRMVLDSLGVKEVAICIGGSMGGMLVLEWMFQKNDKNENYVKTVVALATSAKHSAWCISWGEAQRQCIYSDPKYDDGYYSLDDPPVSGLGAARMAALLTYRSRNSFETRFGREAPTNRQKLKSLNNKKVSTSTPSVDSSDDSAIADESEQAPPREENWMVHNDGSSRKKSYEDYHSSRSGLDAQAFPPATRSASISSVSSSASISSPSGRPRRMPRHYFSAQSYLRYQANKFVSRFDANCYISITRKLDTHDLGRDRPEYNNEAAKALESRTQPTLVIGISSDALFTLSEQIFIAKHLPNSTLKKINSNEGHDAFLLEFKDINKIVMDFEKIHLNDIMESKGNNEDWDESKVNDGKKESVFGEAEDVASW, from the coding sequence ATGGTCCTTGAGACTCTCAAATTACAGGATGAGAATCCCTTTGCCAAAATTGTCTCTGGACAAACGATAGTAGAAATTCCCAGGATCGAACTCGAATGCAGCGAAGTGATTACCAAAGTTCCAGTGGCTTATAAGACATGGGGCAAGCTCAATGAAGCAGGAAATAACTGCATGGTAATAACACATGCTCTTACAGGATCTGCGGATGTCGCAGATTGGTGGGGGCCCTTGTTGGGTCGAGGAAAGGCCTTTGATCCAACAAAATTCTTTATTATCTGTCTCAACTCACTTGGATCTCCATACGGATCGGCGTCCCCAGTTACTAAGGATTGGGAATATGGTGGAAGATACGGACCAGAGTTTCCACTGTGTACGATAAGAGATGACGTCAATATCCACAGGATGGTCCTCGATTCCTTGGGAGTGAAAGAAGTAGCCATCTGCATTGGAGGATCCATGGGAGGCATGCTTGTTTTGGAATGGATGTTCCAGAAGAACGATAAAAACGAGAACTACGTCAAAACCGTGGTGGCGCTTGCGACAAGTGCAAAGCACAGTGCCTGGTGCATCTCCTGGGGAGAAGCACAGAGGCAATGCATCTATTCAGATCCTAAATATGACGACGGTTATTATTCGCTGGACGATCCACCTGTCAGCGGTTTAGGAGCAGCTCGTATGGCAGCTTTACTAACTTATCGGTCTAGAAACTCTTTTGAAACAAGATTCGGTAGAGAGGCTCCCACGAATAGACAGAAACTGAAGAGCTTGAATAATAAAAAGGTTTCCACTTCCACTCCCAGCGTTGACTCCTCCGACGACTCTGCCATTGCAGATGAATCTGAACAGGCCCCACcgagagaagaaaattggaTGGTGCATAATGATGGctcatcaagaaaaaaatcCTACGAAGACTATCATTCTAGTCGATCCGGCCTGGATGCTCAGGCATTCCCTCCTGCCACTAGATCGGCATCCATCTCTTCTGTCTCATCGTCTGCGTCAATATCGTCTCCATCAGGACGTCCACGTCGAATGCCACGCCACTACTTCTCGGCGCAATCGTATCTTAGATATCAAGCAAACAAGTTTGTCAGTAGATTCGACGCAAACTGTTACATATCAATCACTAGAAAGTTAGACACACACGATcttggaagagatagaCCGGAATACAATAACGAAGCAGCCAAGGCTTTGGAATCACGTACTCAACCTACGCTCGTCATAGGAATTTCATCTGACGCTCTTTTCACTCTCAGTGAGCAGATATTCATAGCAAAGCATCTCCCCAACTCCACGTTGAAAAAGATTAACTCTAACGAGGGTCACGATGCCTTCTTGCTCGAGTTTAAAGACATCAATAAGATAGTTATGGACTTTGAAAAAATACATCTCAATGACATTATGGAGTCCAAGGGAAATAATGAGGACTGGGATGAGTCCAAGGTCAATGACggtaagaaagaaagcgtATTTGGAGAGGCAGAGGACGTAGCCAGCTGGTAA
- a CDS encoding uncharacterized protein (EggNog:ENOG41) — MRHAASKAIKISKPAKSKRERSSRACVVCRQRKVKCDAVERYPEKCTNCVQFNISQCCIPQPKRRQSKKLSKFLIEHELSGLVKNDNEKEGLSDTEDYANGKILQPSSSASDEFRAFNRTPSSGDTVFNGSAIIPDDLSILSALSGIVTSDPQDYLPQLSQIKLDPVRVLRRVFLSDPIPEYMGSTGPTPLIKQVIREYLDSNQKDGKQKSRIDATEFRQLCELGCFKLPEESLCRKYIQAYFEKIHWQQPVLDKKRFFNEYSDLHDPRSLVLLQSVLFAGSRVCEEPDWSDCDIHRQQKISYALHRRAQALYNAQLDQSALCLLQSVIIFGSYWDSDFISSKNNFFCYLKIAVCQAYSLGLHRSHASIAGLSEVDRKMFKRIWWTLFTKDCFYSFTFGRPWAIDLEKCDVELLTEDDMEMSNNENQLAHFIHRVKLAQVTRKVSDCMQKIRHRANHNLSSISLLEECDMLLTAWLKDLPPNLVFRIGHNDNNFCSATLAMEYYSILLVVHRCNIVRKPVANTKDDHNFSRKINFEYYPSWSITFKAAHIITLIGEYLLHHNYLPIYHSFVVYSMICAGVMMIYHLYNRDKIVSEMADCDIRVCLEVMKAAANKWPISKFSGFYLDTIYHNKSLQFTLIKDILDAANKETVTVKPDAQSMLILDDSFQPYRIDTEFLQGNPTLSAQRGTQLAKSSSRQLMTPAVLKSVPQKSVQVDSNRVTDVSVKSILYNAPNVSTADILLPVPGTSTEDSGSSNQSSKMHSLAGGGSSASSTKYVASTATFPDSFASSFPQSIGDNWLPSFDTSEFPNSPVPLQSSHDVVDDLFGYLGSTDMGMYS, encoded by the coding sequence ATGAGGCACGCAGCCAGCAAGGCCATCAAGATTTCAAAACCTgcaaaatcaaagagagAACGATCGTCTCGGGCCTGCGTTGTTTGTCGCCAGAGAAAGGTGAAGTGTGATGCCGTGGAGAGATATCCCGAGAAGTGCACGAACTGTGTACAGTTCAACATATCTCAGTGTTGTATTCCCCAACCGAAGAGAAGACAGAGCAAGAAGCTCAGCAAGTTTTTAATTGAACACGAGCTTTCAGGGCTTGTGAAGAATGATAATGAGAAGGAGGGTCTGAGTGATACAGAGGACTATGCAAATGGTAAGATTCTGCAACCGAGTTCCTCTGCATCCGATGAATTCCGAGCATTCAACAGAACTCCAAGTTCGGGGGACACGGTATTTAATGGTTCTGCTATCATACCAGACGACCTGTCTATACTTAGCGCACTCTCTGGAATCGTTACATCGGATCCTCAAGACTATCTTCCTCAGCTTAGTCAGATCAAACTAGATCCAGTACGCGTGCTGCGACGGGTTTTCCTTTCAGATCCTATTCCGGAATACATGGGATCAACGGGGCCAACACCTTTGATCAAGCAGGTCATCAGGGAGTATTTGGACTCGAATCAGAAGGACGGGAAACAAAAATCTCGTATAGATGCTACGGAGTTTCGTCAACTATGCGAACTAGGATGTTTTAAACTACCAGAAGAGTCTCTCTGTCGAAAGTATATTCAGGCatattttgagaagatacATTGGCAGCAGCCTGTACTTGACAAGAAGCGCTTCTTCAACGAGTACAGCGACTTACATGATCCTCGAAGCCTTGTCTTACTTCAGTCTGTGCTTTTCGCCGGATCACGAGTTTGTGAAGAGCCTGACTGGTCCGACTGCGATATACATCGCCAGCAGAAAATTAGCTATGCTCTTCATCGACGTGCTCAGGCCCTATATAATGCACAACTGGACCAGTCTGCTCTCTGCTTGCTTCAATCTGTCATCATTTTCGGTAGCTACTGGGATTCTGACTTCATTTCGTCCAAgaacaacttcttttgCTATTTGAAGATAGCCGTTTGTCAAGCTTACAGCTTAGGCCTTCATAGATCACATGCTTCCATTGCAGGGCTTTCTGAAGTCGACCGAAAGATGTTCAAACGAATTTGGTGGACTCTATTCACCAAAGACTGCTTCTATTCGTTTACTTTTGGCCGTCCTTGGGCTattgatcttgaaaaatgcGATGTTGAGCTTCTCACAGAGGATGACATGGAGATGTCGAACAACGAAAATCAGCTAGCTCATTTCATCCACAGGGTGAAATTGGCCCAAGTCACTCGAAAAGTCTCGGATTGTATGCAAAAGATCCGACATAGGGCCAATCACAACctctcatcaatctctttaCTAGAAGAATGTGACATGCTACTTACGGCTTGGCTCAAGGATCTTCCGCCTAATCTCGTATTTAGAATTGGTCATAATGATAACAACTTCTGCTCTGCTACACTCGCCATGGAGTACTATTCGATTTTATTGGTGGTTCATAGATGTAATATAGTTCGCAAGCCAGTCGCTAACACCAAAGATGATCACAACTTCAGCAGGAAGATTAATTTCGAGTATTATCCGTCTTGGAGTATCACTTTCAAGGCCGCACATATCATCACTCTGATCGGTGAGTATCTCTTACACCATAATTATTTACCGATCTATCATAGCTTTGTGGTGTACAGCATGATTTGTGCAGGCGTTATGATGATCTATCACCTTTACAATAGAGACAAAATAGTTTCTGAAATGGCAGATTGTGATATCAGGGTATGTCTTGAAGTGATGAAGGCAGCTGCTAACAAGTGGCCTATTTCTAAGTTCAGTGGCTTCTATTTGGATACCATCTACCACAACAAGTCACTTCAATTTACTCTCATAAAGGATATTCTCGATGCTGCCAACAAGGAAACTGTCACAGTTAAGCCGGATGCTCAGTCAATGCTTATATTGGACGATTCCTTCCAGCCTTATAGAATCGATACTGAATTTTTACAAGGAAACCCGACTCTAAGCGCACAAAGAGGAACTCAGCTTGCAAAAAGTTCTTCCCGGCAGTTAATGACTCCAGCTGTATTGAAATCTGTGCCTCAGAAGTCGGTCCAAGTGGATTCAAATAGAGTTACTGACGTTTCTGTCAAGTCAATCCTGTATAACGCTCCGAATGTCTCTACTGCTGACATTCTTCTCCCAGTACCAGGTACAAGCACTGAAGATAGTGGTTCTAGTAACCAGTCGTCAAAAATGCACAGCTTAGCAGGGGGAGGTTCTTCAGCCTCGTCTACAAAATATGTTGCTTCTACTGCTACATTTCCTGATAGCTTTGCAAGTTCCTTTCCACAATCAATTGGTGACAATTGGCTACCCTCTTTCGATACTTCCGAGTTTCCTAACTCTCCCGTGCCTTTGCAGAGTTCTCACGATGTTGTCGACGATTTATTTGGCTATCTTGGAAGCACAGATATGGGCATGTATAGCTAG
- the ADK2 gene encoding Adenylate kinase 2 (BUSCO:EOG09343LP0): MLGAPGSGKGTLTSRLLKKVTQLSSISTGDLLRQEIGRKSSMGKVAEEYIKQGALLPDDFMAKFVTAELGTRNWLNNRASFLLDGFPRTGNQAVQLDNELLKHDSRINLVVELNVPPEVILERIDNRWVHASSGRVYNLSYNPPKVPFKDDITGEPLTKRSDDNPEIFKVRLDKYFEQLKSIKEFYQQQGVFSTVSGDTSDIIFPKLLQLVESKFT, from the coding sequence ATGTTGGGAGCTCCGGGCTCTGGTAAAGGAACGCTAACTTCCAGGCTCCTTAAAAAAGTGACTCAACTTAGCTCTATCTCTACAGGAGACCTTCTTAGACAGGAAATAGGACGCAAATCATCGATGGGAAAAGTGGCTGAGGAGTACATCAAGCAGGGTGCATTACTTCCAGATGATTTCATGGCCAAATTTGTTACAGCTGAGCTTGGTACCAGAAACTGGCTCAACAATAGGGCTTCTTTCCTTCTAGACGGCTTCCCCAGAACTGGGAATCAGGCTGTGCAGCTTGATAATGAATTGTTAAAACATGATTCCCGGATCAATTTGGTGGTGGAGTTGAACGTTCCTCCGGAGGTTATTCTTGAAAGAATAGACAACAGATGGGTTCACGCTTCTTCAGGAAGAGTATACAATCTAAGCTACAACCCCCCTAAAGTTCCCTTCAAAGATGATATAACTGGAGAACCCTTAACCAAGAGGTCCGACGACAACCCGGAAATCTTTAAGGTGAGATTAGACAAGTATTTTGAGCAATTGAAGTCAATAAAGGAATTTTATCAGCAACAGGGTGTGTTCAGTACCGTTTCAGGTGACACTTCTGACATTATCTTCCCCAAATTACTACAATTAGTGGAGAGCAAATTCACGTGA